A part of Salvelinus alpinus chromosome 23, SLU_Salpinus.1, whole genome shotgun sequence genomic DNA contains:
- the LOC139550697 gene encoding very long chain fatty acid elongase 1-like, whose protein sequence is MLREVGSNIMVFYEYVLQRTDHRLLPYPLMRTPFQMTSILMGYVFFSLYAGPLLMANRKPYHLKTAMIIYNFSMVSLNAFLVYEFLMSGWGTTFTWRCDLCDYSSNPQALRMVQVAWWFLFSKFTELLDTIFFVLRKKHSQITFLHVFHHSFMPFTWWWGITIAPAGGMSSFHAMVNCCVHVIMYTYYGLSAAGPRFQKYLWWKKYMTAIQLIQFVLISLHISQYYFMEKCDFQVPMFIHLIWMYGTFFFLLFSNFWIQAYVKGKRLPTATMEKLKQNGVINSDITVVINSKPLENSNGTTAHRVNGNNQLGKVKEV, encoded by the exons ATGCTGCGTGAAGTGGGATCCAATATTATGGTGTTTTATGAGTATGTATTGCAGAGAACGG ACCACCGATTGTTACCCTACCCGTTGATGCGGACCCCCTTCCAGATGACCAGCATCCTGATGGGCTATGTGTTCTTCTCGCTGTATGCAGGGCCTCTGCTGATGGCCAACCGCAAGCCCTATCACCTCAAAACAGCCATGATCATCTATAACTTCAGCATGGTGTCCCTAAACGCCTTCCTAGTCTATGAG TTCCTGATGTCAGGATGGGGAACCACTTTTACCTGGAGATGTGACCTGTGTGACTACTCAAGCAACCCACAGGCTCTAAgg ATGGTTCAAGTGGCCTGGTGGTTTCTGTTCTCTAAATTCACCGAGCTTCTGGACACC attttctttgtgctgcgtaaGAAACACAGCCAGATCACATTTCTACATGTCTTCCATCACTCCTTCATGCCCTTCACGTGGTGGTGGGGAATTACCATTGCTCCTG CAGGGGGAATGAGCTCGTTCCATGCCATGGTCAACTGCTGTGTCCACGTCATCATGTACACCTACTACGGCCTGTCTGCTGCCGGACCTCGCTTCCAAAAATACCTCTGGTGGAAGAAGTACATGACCGCAATCCAGCTG ATCCAGTTTGTGCTGATCTCACTTCACATCTCTCAGTACTACTTCATGGAGAAGTGTGACTTTCAGGTGCCCATGTTCATTCACCTTATCTGGATGTACGGCACCTTCTTCTTCCTACTCTTCTCCAACTTCTGGATTCAGGCCTACGTGAAGGGGAAACGGCTGCCTACGGCAACCATGGAGAAGCTAAAGCAGAATGGCGTTATCAACAGCGACATTACCGTGGTCATCAACAGCAAGCCGCTGGAGAATAGCAACGGGACAACAGCACATCGTGTCAATGGCAATAACCAACTAGGCAAAGTGAAGGAAGTCTAG